The window CCTCTCCGTCCTGAAGGGCCTGGCCACCCCGCCCGACCTCTTGGTGACCGACTACGTCATGCCGGACATGAATGGGCTGGCGCTCGCCAAAGCCTTGGTCGAAGGCCACCCAGGCTCACCGGTCATCGTCATGAGCGCCTACGAAGAGCGTCTCCTGCGGACAGACCATCAGGTCCCCGAGGAATTCAATTTCATCCTGAAACCCTTTGAAATGAGGGAATTCGTCAACCTCGTCGAATCCCTCCTGCACCCAGCGGTTTATTGAAGGCTGCTCGCTGCTCGAACGGGCCGGCTCCAGGGCCCCGCTTTTCGTCCTTCTCCAAAGGAACCCATGGCTGAAAAAGACCCTTCCCACTCCCTGGAGGCCGATACCAGCACTCTCCAAGTGGTCCTGGAAAAGTCACCCGTCGGGATGTCGTTGACCGATCTCGAAGGCCGCTTTCGCTACCTCAACCCCGCCCTCTGCCGGATGGTGGGCTACCGAAAAGAGGAGCTTCTCGGGCGGTCCTTTCGTGAGATCACTCACCCCGAGGACATCGACGTCAACCTCAAGCACTTGAGGGACTTGGTCGCAGGCGACATCCAAGAATACCACTTCGAAAAACGCTACCTCCACAAAGAAGGACAGGTGGTCTGGGTCAGATTGCACGGCTCCGTGCTGCGCGATGACCAAGGCACCCCCGAACAGCTCCTCGGGCAAACCGTCGACATCACCCCCCTGAAGACACTCCAGAGCGAGCAGAACGCGCTCCTGAAAAAACTCACCACCATCCTCGAGACCACCGGGCAATTCGTCTTCGACTTCGACCCCGCCACCGACCAAATCTCCTGGGATCATGAAACCATCTTTGGCCATCCCCGCTCTGCGCTCGACCGAGGTCAGAAATGGTTCGACCACCTGCACCCGGCTGACGCGGCCCGAGCCGGGGCCAGCTTTGCCGACCACGTCCAGCACAGCGAGCCTTGCCAACAGGACTACCGCTTGCTCGACTCCACCGGCCGACCCATCTGGATCAGGTCCCGCGCCATCCCCCTCCTTGATGACAGCGGGACCCCACTTCGCTACGTCGGCGTCGTCGAAAGCATCCACGAGAGGCGCGTAGCGGCCGAACGCTTGCGGCAGGACAAGGAGGAACTCGAGCGCTCAAACGCCGAGCTGGAGCAATTCGCCTACATCGCCTCTCACGACCTGCAGGAGCCACTCCGGACGGTGACCAACTACGTTGCCCTCCTTGCCGAAGACTACCGAGACCTCTTGGATGAAGAGGGCCGGGAATACATCCAATTCAGCATCGATGCGACCCTCCGCATGAGGCAGCTCATCAACGATCTCCTGGCTTACTCTCGGGTGGTAGGTTCCGAAGCCGAGCCCACCTCGCTGCGCACCGCTGACATCGTGGAACATCTCCTGCGTAGCATGCAAGCCGCCCTCACCGAGAAAAAGGCCAAAATCGTGGTCAAAGATCTCCCAGAAACCATCATCTCGAATGAATCCCGCCTGACCCAACTCCTCCAAAACCTCCTTTCTAATGCGCTCAAATTCGTAGGCGCTCAGGATCC is drawn from Verrucomicrobiota bacterium and contains these coding sequences:
- a CDS encoding PAS domain S-box protein, with the translated sequence MAEKDPSHSLEADTSTLQVVLEKSPVGMSLTDLEGRFRYLNPALCRMVGYRKEELLGRSFREITHPEDIDVNLKHLRDLVAGDIQEYHFEKRYLHKEGQVVWVRLHGSVLRDDQGTPEQLLGQTVDITPLKTLQSEQNALLKKLTTILETTGQFVFDFDPATDQISWDHETIFGHPRSALDRGQKWFDHLHPADAARAGASFADHVQHSEPCQQDYRLLDSTGRPIWIRSRAIPLLDDSGTPLRYVGVVESIHERRVAAERLRQDKEELERSNAELEQFAYIASHDLQEPLRTVTNYVALLAEDYRDLLDEEGREYIQFSIDATLRMRQLINDLLAYSRVVGSEAEPTSLRTADIVEHLLRSMQAALTEKKAKIVVKDLPETIISNESRLTQLLQNLLSNALKFVGAQDPLVEISCTELPESYEFRVKDNGIGIPPAQQDKIFQIFQRLHSRDAYPGTGIGLALCEKIARSLGGKIGVRSEPGQGSTFWFTLPKSPSFRSV